One window from the genome of Labeo rohita strain BAU-BD-2019 chromosome 10, IGBB_LRoh.1.0, whole genome shotgun sequence encodes:
- the LOC127172435 gene encoding fish-egg lectin-like → MPLQPLRKSTCCTNCHRLLQRIVVLETKLLAGLPKQADHSADHRHGPPQHTAGESCQPSESQQFISVKSTWLKAHGAMVYQSILLLFSCHFLHTLALHCTVMSGNLKQIDAGSGSVVGVNSLNEVFVLIDNVFTKISGSLTHVSVGPAGWLGVDSANNIFKFQSGSVIQFPGLLKQVDAGGDQIIAGVNMNDDIFCLNMDVNNKWPSSTTPWVSMNGKLKYYSCGPYSCWGVNSYDQIWMMRDVSNKACSGSGSFQNIPGQLAMIEVATDGSVFGVSSQGMLFQRIGVTRSNPAGTDWISIVACPSDHKHVSFDLGLLWVVCIDGSIRKCTL, encoded by the exons ATGCCTCTTCAGCCTCTTCGGAAATCTACTTGCTGCACAAACTGCCACAGACTTCTACAAAGGATTGTGGTTCTTGAAACAAAGTTACTTGCTGGACTTCCAAAACAGGCGGATCACTCAGCAGACCATCGTCACGGACCCCCTCAGCATACAGCCGGTGAGTCCTGTCAACCTAGTGAATCTCAACAGTTTATAAGT GTTAAAAGCACATGGTTAAAAGCACATGGAGCAATGGTTTATCAGAGCATCCTGCTACTCTTCAGCTGCCATTTCCTTCATACTCTGG CTTTACACTGTACTGTAATGAGTGGTAACCTGAAGCAGATAGATGCTGGATCAGGCTCAGTGGTTGGAGTTAACAGTCTAAATGAAGTATTTGTCCTGATTGATAATGTCTTCACAAAGATCAGTGGGTCTCTGACGCACGTCAGTGTTGGTCCTGCTGGTTGGCTGGGGGTGGATTCAGCAAACAACATCTTCAAGTTTCAGAGCGGTTCCGTCATTCAGTTTCCAG GGCTTCTCAAACAAGTGGATGCTGGAGGTGATCAGATCATTGCAGGTGTCAATATGAATGATGACatattctgtttaaatatgGATGTTAACAACAAATGGCCATCCAGCACTACTCCGTGGGTTTCAATGAATGGAAAGTTGAAGTATTACAGCTGTGGTCCGTACAGCTGTTGGGGAGTGAACAGCTATGACCAAATCTGGATGATGAGG GATGTTTCTAATAAAGCCTGTTCTGGGTCTGGTAGCTTTCAGAATATTCCTGGACAACTGGCCATGATTGAAGTAGCAACTGATGGCAGTGTTTTTGGTGTCAGCTCTCAAGGGATGTTATTCCAAAG AATTGGCGTCACTCGCTCCAACCCCGCTGGCACAGACTGGATCTCAATTGTCGCCTGTCCCAGTGACCACAAGCATGTGAGTTTTGACCTGGGGT TGCTGTGGGTCGTGTGTATCGATGGTTCCATTCGTAAATGTACTTTATAG
- the LOC127172248 gene encoding fish-egg lectin-like, translating into MRVFQSILLLFCCQFLHALDLHCTVVCGNLKQIDAGSGSVVGVNSFNEVFVLIDNIFTKISGSLTHFSVGPAGQLGVDSANRIFKYQSGSFSQLPGLLKQVDAGGDQIIAGVNMNDEIFCLNMDDNNKWPSSTPWVHLNGGLKYYSCGTYSCWGVNSNDQIFIMKDVSNNACSGSGDWQHIPGALSMIEVATDGSVFGVNHDGMLFQRTGVTRSNPTGTDWQGMVACPNGHMHVSFDLGVLWVVCVDGSIHKCSL; encoded by the exons ATGAGGGTTTTTCAGAGCATCCTGCTGCTCTTTTGCTGCCAGTTCCTTCATGCTCTGG ATTTACACTGTACCGTGGTGTGCGGTAACCTGAAGCAGATAGATGCTGGATCTGGTTCAGTGGTTGGTGTGAACAGTTTTAATGAAGTGTTTGTCCTGATTGATAACATCTTCACAAAGATCAGCGGGTCTCTAACGCACTTCAGTGTTGGTCCTGCTGGTCAGCTGGGGGTGGATTCAGCAAACAGAATCTTCAAGTATCAGAGTGGTTCCTTTAGTCAGCTTCCAG GGCTTCTCAAACAGGTTGATGCTGGAGGTGATCAGATCATTGCAGGTGTCAATATGAATGATGAaatattctgtttaaatatgGATGATAACAACAAATGGCCATCCAGCACTCCTTGGGTTCATCTTAACGGAGGTCTGAAGTATTACAGCTGTGGCACATACAGCTGTTGGGGAGTGAACAGCAATGACCAAATCTTCATCATGAAG GATGTGTCTAATAATGCCTGTTCTGGGTCTGGTGACTGGCAGCATATTCCTGGGGCTCTGTCCATGATTGAAGTAGCAACTGATGGCAGTGTCTTTGGTGTCAACCATGATGGGATGTTATTCCAAAG AACTGGGGTCACTCGCTCCAACCCCACTGGCACAGACTGGCAAGGGATGGTTGCCTGTCCCAATGGCCACATGCATGTGAGCTTTGACCTGGGAGTGCTGTGGGTCGTGTGTGTTGACGGCTCAATCCATAAATGCTCTTTATAA